The DNA sequence TTAATTTCGCGAGTATTAAACTTCgcgaaaaatcatgagtcataTTTCTCGAGcatttaatttcgcgatttttagAAAAAGATAGAAGGTGTAGAAGTGTTCAGTTAATGTTCgcgatttttcttttctttcatatGTAAAGGGTAACTTTGACCTCAAAACAGACGAAAAGTAAcaacagaattaataattttatcgtaaacaacagcaaagaatcGAAGGACAATGACAAAGAATCAACAGATGGAAAGTTTGACGACTTCAAATTTAACAGCAGAGGACGGTTCGGACAGCTAGAGTGTTGCGGTGGAAGGCTGATGGacaaaatcaaaccaaaaaCTCTTAACTGAGACATGTTGAAATAACTAATAAAACAACACTGAATTTCGTTATTTTCTGGATATGCATATGTCTGGTATtaaaaatttcgcgatttttcccAAATCGCGAAAATTAGCGGAATTTAATAAGGCGAGACATTTCTTGCTATGAATGTGACTGCGTGATGGAGTTAAGCCTTTTTAaaatgtgttgcttgtgatggactgCGTGACTGCGTGATGCGATTTGCAAGTTTAAGCCACAAAAATGACCCTGGATCGTcaacgagtcctcagtagctcgGAGGTTAGAGAATCCGATCtggatcacggagggtcgtgggttcgagtCCCATCTaaggctcagattttttctgtgtcctcttatggttgattctttacatctccctttcttttctttataatactaatatcagtggcataggttAATATTTTTTACAACTTGAAAATGTCCATGAAGATGCCTGATAATTCCAGGAACAAATTAGTCAAATTAATACTTCTCTGAACATTtatgaatttcatttatttagcaATTTACCAGGTTTCAGGTAGTATGTAAAGTAGTATGATTGGCCCTACTTTGCAACCAGTTTTCGTGAGCAAGAAATTGGGGCAAGACCTCAGACCCAAAGAAATCAAGCCGTCAATTGTTAATAAGCAGtgtgttgtttacaatttttcatgtgATCTGTGCGATGCAGACTATGTCGGGTACACAGCCCGACACCTTCATCAACGCATTGCTGAGCACAAAAATTCGGCAATCGGTAGACATTTCTTAGAAGCTCACGGTAACAACAACCTTTTGAGAGAAAGCCAATTCACGGTTTTAAGAAAGTGCCAGAGcaaatttgattgtttagtatttgaaatgctcttcatcaagaaacttaagcccaatttaaatattcagacggactccatacgtgcgaaactctttgtttaatattttctcacgttacaatttttaatcagctattgttgtttttttagtatttatagaccaaaaatcactaacttattttgacttgataatgacgttcagCTAATGCAGCAGTCAATTGTAACCCCGACCCCCCAACCTCGGGGAATAGTGGGGGAAAGTGGGGCATTTTCCTACTTTTGACACGGAATTTTCCTTCACCTGGTCGGGGTTTTCTCTTTTATTGATCCCCTACCCCTGTATGTGGGGCATTAGGTGGGGGAAATAGAGGGGTTCGACATATTGAGTATAAGAATGAAATACGAACACCCTCTGGGCCGTCAGAGTTCCACGTGCTTTTGGTGGCCAGTCACGGACCGGACTCGCgaacaaaaaagcaattttaatttaaaaacaaggTAAGCTTCTCTGTTTCGCTTTTATATATaatcttttgtgttttataatgtttaatatttgtatATAAAGTATCAAGCGGCAGCTGGATAGGTTTTTATATCAGTTTGAATTTgctttctcctttgtttttgtatGCACTCGATCGTCCGCAGcatgttttcagatgttttgaaagcttttgAAAGCGTGACCTTTTCAAATGAGCATGTTTAAACatgcatgtttattttgttatttaattttaaatatacGACTTCTTTTAACCATTTTGAATACGAATAATTACGTTCCAAATAGGTTTGAATGCCACTGTTCAGCGAAGGCATGAAGCCAGTAAAAGTTTGGTCTTCTGATCGAAAGCTCAAGAAATTTTTCGTGGCGAAGGATTTCACTGACCTGTTGACCCGAGGTATGTAAGCAGAAACGTTCATCATATTGttctactttgttttgttttgttgtttaatgTTAAACCTCTGTAAATGTATATGATTGCAACTTCATCATATGTGGATGAAAGCTTGGATTTCAGCAGTGTACGATTTTTGAACAACATGCATGTATTGTGGGGGGAGGAAATGGTATCGTTTGTTCAGGAATAAAAGGAACAGCAAGGAAGTGGTGACTgcatttctctctctttttgctATGTAAGAAAACTCTGTTTACACTATGATTATTCTGTAAAATTTAAAGACAGTCTTTATGGATTTGCTCTGTAGcggttttattattaatatataacctgcaaaatgaattattaataggCAATTAGattgtattttttaatatagaaaagacattttttatttcgttttataCGATCTCTGGTCTCTGCCGTcgtgttgtttccttagacaagaaactttgctccacgttgtctctcttcacccaggtgtataaatgggtaccggcgacataatgctggggggtaaccttgcgatggactagcatcccatccaggggggagtagtAATACTCTCAGTCgcttcatgctacggaaaccgggTTAAGCTCCGGCCATGTGGGCCACTTGTGGCTCAAGTATGACTTTATTTACCTTTATAATTAtgacaaaaatataaacttgcaGAACACCTTGCCAGTTTTGACCACCACTGTCTTCACATGTTTGCGTGCTTCGTAGTATGAGGCAGAAGACTCAATAAAGTCATGCTATTTTTAATCAATTGCATGCAAATAAAAGTTACATGGTACACTTTTATTCTGCAATTTAGCCATAAGTTTATACTAAACATTTATTCTGTTCGATGGGTTTAATATTAAATGTGTTACCTCTCTACAAACACATAGGAGCAGATAAGCTGGGAATGCCTGAGACAACAAGTGTTGTTGCtattaaatacagtaaaaacccacagaTAACAACCTGCAGTTTTCCAAGTTAGCTTTGAATGATTCTTATATAATTAGTGTTTACCCATTACAGTTTGTTTATTTGATTTATGAATTCTAAGTTTTAAATGAATTCTATAAAATAAGAcccctgtttcaaattttaggctaaaacaggttcttgtgtAAATGGGGTCCAAATGGAAatcttagcctaacaggttctttcAAATAATTTAATAGTTTCTTTAATAAACGAGCCTTTAATAAATCAGTGgtattttcttgtatttttcaaaGCTCCAGAGTCCTGACCAGCTTCCtagactaaaacaaaaaatatatgctCCACAGGGTGGGGCATTTTACAGCGAAGAATGTTCCAGGGGGTTGGGGAATTTCAAGTCATGACAACGTTGAAAATCCATGTCCCCACTATTTGCcgaggttgggggggggggtgggggttacAATTGACTGCTGCataacgtcgaaacgtcgtcgctttttagcaatttttttaatcttaaaatgattttaagaaatgttttatcgcaattttttatagtgaaatgcttttcaaaatcacttCTTGTTCGTATGAATTATTTATATCAGTAACTGCTTCACCTCCACGTCACCGGCCTCTTCTTGAAGCCCTAAAGGTTCCCGCCTCCCTCTCCCCCTCTTCCACTTTTTTGCTCTGTGAGTGTATCTATAGGTGCTACCATTATTTacttctttattttatttgtgctTTCTCTTTACTTATCGTTCTTTTGCTGACTTTATAGGAGACAATATTGTATTGCTACCCACCAAGAATAGCTCCGCTAATAAATTATTtgataattgaaaaaaaagttgttgttgttgttgttgctgttgcttcAGCTCCAACTTTCACGAAACTCGAGCGGAAACGCTTCGGAGCGATTGTAAAATACCTGGCCCTAAATGTCTTACTTGAAAAACTGCCCTCGCAGTCCCGCAGTCCGATGTTCTATTATGCCGAATACTTGAATGAAAGTGAGTAAACCGAGTGCTCCTGCAGTCCCGCACTCCCCCAGTCGATGTTAAGTACCCAGGgtggggtactcctgggaattccaTACCCGATTCTAGCCCGGAATGGGCAAAGtatatacccgttttcagacctaaacggcgcaaaaaccctacccgatgggacggcacatacctgtatagcttatgtaagggagtacccccccggggggggggggtaggtaCTGTAGTATAGTGTGCTCAAAGAACGAGGTATACAACTAGTGCTCCCGCAGTTGATGTCAGAATTTATCACGCAAATCGGACGACTGCGGGACTGCGGGAGCTGTTTTTTAAGTTAGATATTTAGTGGGCCGGGTATTCTGTAGCCTGATTTTCAGGCCTTCGAGAGGTTAGGTATGCCGCAGTTTAGCCAACGCTTCTTGCGTATACGCTGGCCACTTACCTTGCCAGTAATTGTCGTTCTAATaaatattatactactacatgagaaatttctacaattttattggcttagagcagtggtatttcagcttaatttgaaatacctacacgtgaaaattacaaaccttttgcgggtagtaggataaacaaataatagcatgatttgtacttgatatttggcataaataccactcgtgatatttcaaaattgtctcaaatttcactcgcctaacggctcgtgaaattacgtataacaatttcgaaatatcactccgggtatttatgccaaatatctctACAAATCgcgctattacctatacaaatagaATTGATCGATTTGAGCTGCACGTCACGCTCGAATTGTTTGACAATGCATTCGTCGTACGTCTGTCATGACACAATGCATTGTCACGCCGGACCAATCACGAGCCGGTGAAGAATATACCGAAAGATTTCACAgtgttattttaataaataaaaatcggTAATGAATACTTGAAATATGGCTTCGAAAAGCCGGCGCCTGGTTTTCCGGACAAACAGAGTTTAATCACTCGGGAACGCTAGCGGTTGGGACTACCAATAAGGTAAATTCCCGAGCAAATAATCGGACTCGAACAGCTGACACAAGAATGAACGATCTCAATGCAATCACGATTCAAGACGTACACATTGTAAAGAACTCGCTGACACATTTGCATCCATACGAGCCCCCAAAGTGGGCTTCATCACTGAAAGATATTCCTCAGTACTTTGTTAAAGTAAGGGTGATTTTATATCTTGTTTatcatttctatttttccttcCTTACTGAAGTTGCGATCTCTGTTTGCAACACTTAAAATATAGCAAGGTCAAGTGGATCACTCACCGTTTCTGGGAACGGAGTCATCTTTCTACCGGGTCAAGTTAAGGTCACGGCGGCAAATGGTGCAAGCCATGAACAATACGATTGGGTAACTAAAATTACGCCCTCGTAACTTGTTAACCCGTACTTAACCCGTACAGCAAGAAAGTGTACTTTGAGTTTGTTAAATTTCCGTAACGAATCAGTAATAGCCAGGGAATTATAGATCTTTAAATAAAATATGGATCCTTGCGAGTGCTCACCATCGGAAAGGTCTTaataaaattgacaaaaaaaaaaaaaaaaacaagcgaTGGGAGAAAAAGATGAAATTCGCCGAGGCTGCCGTTGATGAACGGACAAGCTTGCCCGGTATTATGATGATTAGTTTGCCGGCATATAATATATAGCTGGCGACAGATCAAAGACAGGATATTCGATCGTGACACGGCTGTTTCTCCAATTGTTTCTCCAGAGGACAAAGTGTAAAATCTGGCTTGGACTAGGAACTTTAGGGTGTGTAAATATTGCTCGAAATATAAATAGGACGCTTGGCCCGTTTCTCATAAGTCCCGGTGACTTTTCGGTTCcaaaaagctgttttatgtttgccgtgTTTGTTATTCCAGATCAAGGTTTTAGCAATTTTGAAAACGATAcaattagcctgtgtacagacgggCAAGGGcgtctgttcacaggctagatACAATGAAATGATCAGTTCACGAAGTAAAGTTGACCGGTTTGTGAGCTAcgaactgtgctactattcaacaggttttgatttcaaactttaccttcggacccgaaaagttaccgggccttCCGTGTCTTCTTCCAGAGGTGGTTCTCTTTGACCGGTCGGTCCAAACAGACGGAAACTGACCCTTCCACTTCCAAGAATTATCGTTTCCAGTCCCACTTCGCTgagaaaattcaaacttttgGTCGAAACGTAATGCACTTACAAGTGGTCATCCCGGGGGATCGACGCCGGGAACATACTGCAATTTGTGAATTGAGGGTACGTGTCGCCCCAGGGGAGGGGTGATGGTAGCTTTTAGAggagaaattttgtttttcggTGGGTGGGTTGAATTTGTAAACGTTGTTGTGCAATTGGCTGACCACTAGTCTGTTCCACAgccgcaacgctcctccccacaaatgTGCGGAGAGGAACGTCGCGTGATCATGACGACACAGAACGGCTGTGAAGGAGACTAGGTGACTACGGGGAACAATGTAGAAAATCAAGTTGTGCAGATTTGACTACGTTTCCAGTGTGGAAACAAATCTTtgcctagcctgcgtggcaggcgttcggaAGGGGGAAGGCCAAGGAGGGAAAGGCATCGGAGAGGGGAATGAAGGCTAGGTGGGTAAACGGGCTGACGGGAAAACTCTGATGTGGAAACTCTTTGCCGAGAAACGCCTTTTCAGTCCTGCTGTTGTGGGAAAGTCGGGATCTATTAGACCTATTAGGGCAAACAGGGATTAACTTTACACCAAGACTATTCCGTTAGTAAAGTCAAAGCATAAAAATCAGGGCGTTGACAAGATGTAGCCGAAATGGGGGAAATCTATTTTGTATGGTTGAATAAATAAGCGTCTCTGTTAGAGGATAATCATATTTTACTTCCTTACGTTTTTAATGAAGAATAGAATAATGTAAGACTTTTGTCCTCGCGATTTATCTGCAGTGCAAGGGACAGTCACGATTACAAAAGCGAAGTGTTAGTAAGCCGAAAagtgatatatatatttttttcgtgCCTCCGCTACCAATTTAtcaattacagtcaactcttgaTCTCGCCGTGCGGACAGCCCGCCATAACGGACACCTCGATAATACGGATAGCAGTTAAATCCCAGACAAAGATAAGTTATACTAGAGACGTTTGACTGATTAGAAATAAACTGCCACTATaaggactctcgctaatgaagTCCCTTCGGTGTCCGTTATAAAGGGAATTGACTgtattgaagattttcagaaaaattgtcACATGACACAGCACGTGACTTTTCAATGGGACGATGAGGTCTTTTTTCGTTCCAACCTTTTTACCAATGTTCTATTTTTTCTTAGATTAAAAACCATTCACCCAGGTTTTAAATTGCCTTAGAAAAAATCAGGAACCAGTTATGACGCAAGTCGGAGGATGGGCAAAATCTTTCTCAAGCATGACCTCACAGATTTGCCATTTGTTAACTCCTATCCAGTCATCTCCGTTGAACCTCTCCCCAGTGGCTCGCAGAGTGTAATCCCGGCGTGCGCGTTACGAGGACTATTAAGAATGAGTTAGGGTCAGTAGAGGAAGGTTTTTGAACTATACAAATTGATTTCTTACGCATCTTGCACAGCGAAACACTCCAGTTCACCGATGGCACATCCCAAATCTTCCAGAGGGGTTTTCTTTGTCCATCAAAAGGGATGACTTAACTGGCAGCACTTTGTCAGgaaataaggtaaaaaaaaatagatgcaCTAAGTATATTCAGTATGAAAAGTACTAACTCGATCTTCCATGTgtgaccacctcttgtaagcgacctcCCATTGTACACAACCCGACGCAACTCCTTTTCAAAACGCTTACAATTCCCAAGTTGATCGATCTCATATCACTGATGGGTTATCGTAAGGTCCGCTCTCCTCCGCAGAAGCCTCTTAACGGAGCTtaaacaacgacgacggcgacggcaacgggaacggaAAAAGGCAATGggttagattagcaaaacatcaactttgcgcgtgcatcacgcttttttgtacgtttcttagccgtcgttgcgcGACTACAACGGGTAAgtccctaatttcacgttttgtcgaggacgagAACGTACACAAGACGACAACTTTTTTCTGTTATGCCTGAACTTTAATAACGCTAGCTCTAAAAAAATTTGCCCACATATGACAAAtcaaacgagatggaataagcgcgataaagtttgaggcagcgcgaattcactttttaagtgacgttttcttagccgtcgccgtcgctgTTGCTGAAATTCTTTTTTATGTTGTAGAGGCTGGGGAGAGAAAAAAGGGAAGCGCGCAGGGAGTAAGGCTGTCCACTTTTTATCATCTGATGCCTTTTTTGTTTCAGGTGCGCAAGTTGGAGTTTCTTCTGGCTGATGCACTGAATAAGAAGTGCGACACCATTCTCACATGTGGTGGAACTCAGTCAAATCATTGTAGAGCGACAGCATTAGCAGCGAAACAGCTTGGCTTGGACTGTTACTTATTCTTAAGAAGCTCTGAGAAGGTATGTTCCAAAATATTACGAAATAAAACACCCGCAAAATTTGGCTTCTTAATTCTTGCGAAGTATTAATAAGCGCGCGGCGGCGCTTATTAAAATTTTTACGGCCCATATGTAGCGCTCATTGCagagcggcgcttatttgagagcggcGTTAATTTGGAAATGACAGGGGCGTATccagcccatagacctgtaggccgcgcctacaattttttattttaaagtctTCCGCCGGTAATAAATTGTGCGTTGCTAGGGTGAGCTAAAACTGAGCTTATGAGCTCAAAGTGTTGATGAGGTCAGAGCATTCTACTCACTCAAAATCTCTAATTCGATGTTTTTGGTtagttaaaaaattatttaattttgcaTGCGAAACGAAATGAATCAGCGCCATGAAACACGGACTCTTGTCTTAAACGGGGTAGCGAATTAAACGGTTGTTGTTTTCTAGAGGGTCACGGTTTGAAGACCTCGGCAGCACACTTCTGCCTAAACTTGCCTTGATTGCCCATGttcgggggtactcccttataggtatgtgccgcgcCAATAATGGTATAgttttttgcgccgttttggtctgaaatcgggtataGACTTTACCTATTTTCGTCTGAATATGGGTATCGTTTTCGAGGGAATGCAtgaacgtatttgtcgttttaattccaaatgaataagaaagaaagagtactATATGCGAATTTAAGGTGgatttaaagaaatctttttgttggcaGTTCTATTCTAGGTAATGATATCATAATTTCTGCCTgtgccaggtctgaaaacgggtataaattttagaggccaggtggaaaatgtcaattttggggtcttaaatagggtcaggattcgTAGaacgggcggcacacccccagcAAACCACGAATTCCCAGGAATACTCTTCCCCGGGATTTCTACATTGAAAGCTGTTGTAAGGCCTAGTGCCAACGGATCTCTTGAAACGGACATAACATGCTGGGTAGAGGAGATGCCAAACTGATTACGCCTTTTCTTTATAGCCAGGCTGTAATAGCACTAGTACGTTTCAGTGTGtatctttctttatttcatcaGAAAGCAACAGGGATCATCGCCATACATAATAGAAATAGGCGCCTCATCATATACAGGGATGTTTGGTTACTTAACTGCATTTCAGGAGATGATAGAACAGGTACCAATATTCTGTATTAAAGTAGGGTACATGTTTTTTAGTGCACGTGTTCACTGCGTGTTGTTCTAAATGAGAACGAGGATGCTCTTAAATCACGTATGGAAGAATTTAGGCAGTTATTTGAGGACGGCACTTTGCCGCCATTCTcttgtaatagacctttttagattgtttattttgttctcccatttcagaccacgtatggtaccccagagaactgtttgTTTCAAATGTCGTCCGATACACATGCATGCATCCACGTGCATACGTACGTTATTCactattttcacatagaccataatgcaccctGTTTACGCCCCACCCCCCAAATTTGCATagccattgtttccaatttctcctgggtgttacagtcgtcccaagagaaatcgaaaacaatggttatgtaaaattttgggggctaAACAGGGTGAATTACGGTCTATGTGAAATAGTGAATTGTATAGTTTATTGTAATGTCATGTTAAATTATGTTAAATAACTAAAAGAAAATATGTATCAATAATttgtgaaaagacaaaaggcaaattctcCGGAGAACATCATGCGACGTGCTCTGAATTGTGAAAATAAAACCTAAAAACctaaaaaaggtctattaacaCTTTACGTCATaatcttttcctttcttgtttCGTTCAAAAACGATGATATCGGcattaaaacaatgaaacgcCAAAGACACCAAACTTCATACAGGAAGAAAATGTGTATCTAGGATAGCTCTGTGATACGGAAAGCTCAGTCTGCAACGAGAAAGGTTGGCTTTTTTGCATTAGTGTGTGTAACATAACGAATTGTGCTGACGCTGCGATCATTGGCAAACGTTTACACTCAGTTTACTAAGGATGTTTTGGATT is a window from the Porites lutea chromosome 10, jaPorLute2.1, whole genome shotgun sequence genome containing:
- the LOC140949603 gene encoding uncharacterized protein, whose translation is MNDLNAITIQDVHIVKNSLTHLHPYEPPKWASSLKDIPQYFVKLAQRNTPVHRWHIPNLPEGFSLSIKRDDLTGSTLSGNKVRKLEFLLADALNKKCDTILTCGGTQSNHCRATALAAKQLGLDCYLFLRSSEKYVSVCIFLYFIRKQQGSSPYIIEIGASSYTGMFGYLTAFQEMIEQNVLEDYDDIVVTAGTGGTAADIAIANYLTGSKLKCHAVNIADNAAYYYNIINKDLRAVGIDVQAEEIIDIIDGYKGKGYAVSTQHELENIIEISRTTGVLVDPVYNIKAIRGMLTEMKNNPGRFKGKRILYVHTGGVFDLYDGKMASLMTSLQSTEKTKQVLYWGDISDPLPC